The Paenibacillus sp. G2S3 region TAAGTTTTTGGACACATTACAACGTTCAGACCAAGGGGCACATTATTGGACCGTTTGGCTGAAAGACCTTAATAGCTGTATTGGATTAGTTTCTTTAGATAGCCATACGGACGGAATAAACACAGAAGTTTCATATGAATTTCTGCCAGAATGGTGGGGACATGGGTATGCTAGAGAAGTTATTCAGCAAATTTTAAATTACGCTTTCAATGAATTAAATTTATCCAAAGTAATCGCTGAGACACAAACTGCTAATCTCTCCTCCTGCAGACTATTAGAGAAATTAGGTATGCAATTGGAACAAACCGTTCTAAGATATGGTGCTGAACAGGCAATATACAGTATTGAAAATAACTTAGCTACAAAATAAGCTAGCTGATGTTTCCTATCCTCGAGCTTATGGGCTTATCCAGCGGTTTCGGGGGTTTCCTCTGATTAATCCCGATCCCGATACGACCGAATACAAAGGCTCCGCCTGGTATACGATTCGCGAGGTTCATTATGATCGCCGAGCCCACTACACACCCGATAAATTGGAGCAGCACACTGAGTAGTCCAAGGTTTTGCAGCCCGAACGAAGCAGGAAGTTTAACAAACAAAGCCAATAACAACGGGTGAAGCAAGTATATGCCAAAGGAGTATCTGCTACTCCACTCCAGCACACGCGGCACTTTTTTCAATGAAGAAGCCACTGTGAAGAGTAGTAGAATCATGCTCATGGCGAAAAGTAACATATCAATTCTCTTAGAACTATGTGCTGTAATCCAGCCTTGCCCGTTCACGAACAGCACAAGCGCCCCAGTTACAATCGGAAGAATGTAGACTGCTAATCGGAACTGTTTTAATTTTTCCCGGAACCAACTCTCATTTCGTCCCAAGTAGTACGCTACAGTAAAGTAGAAAATCCACCCCGGAGAGAATACCCAATATAATTTATCCCAGATATAATGTGCGGCTACCGTATCCACG contains the following coding sequences:
- a CDS encoding GNAT family N-acetyltransferase; translation: METQRCSLFRLNDNDFEDLKMIYINENARKYLGGAIPEEHTYSKFLDTLQRSDQGAHYWTVWLKDLNSCIGLVSLDSHTDGINTEVSYEFLPEWWGHGYAREVIQQILNYAFNELNLSKVIAETQTANLSSCRLLEKLGMQLEQTVLRYGAEQAIYSIENNLATK
- a CDS encoding acyltransferase family protein, yielding MERKLNSEMFVLRSIACLSIALLHALYRVYDDGNTPWVESVGLLLTFGTPVFVFISQFVLSFAYPDRIPARFWEKRIKYILLPYFFFGALYAGLKGLDMASSEGIPLLQAFWYFLWRHLLLGDFHGYFILIIFQFYALFLLFQKHAKKFNPRSILISSFVINVVYLGFFNFTKPVDTVAAHYIWDKLYWVFSPGWIFYFTVAYYLGRNESWFREKLKQFRLAVYILPIVTGALVLFVNGQGWITAHSSKRIDMLLFAMSMILLLFTVASSLKKVPRVLEWSSRYSFGIYLLHPLLLALFVKLPASFGLQNLGLLSVLLQFIGCVVGSAIIMNLANRIPGGAFVFGRIGIGINQRKPPKPLDKPISSRIGNIS